GCGGTAGTTCGAGCAGCTGCTTGAGCAGAGCACGGTTCCTCGCGTCTGATTCACCGATCTCACGGAGGAAGCCAGGGTGGAAGTCCTCGAACTGGTCGAAGTGCTCACGGTAGCTTTCGACGTCGTCCATCTGGAACCCAGAACCGGCATAGGAGAGCACCTTGTGCTCAGGCCGAGACAGGACGTCTCTCCGGCGGAGCTCGGACACGATGTCGTCCCCCAAGGCGCGGGAGCCGAGAAGCCTGCTGTGGAACTTCGCCGCGAGCTGGCGAGTCTCGGCGTCGACCCTCCGAAAGGGCGTGGCTGTCAGCCCGATGACGGGAACCGGGGCTTTCTGTCCGAGTTCGATCGCCAGGAAGCGCAAGACCCTGCTGTAGCTGGGCGCCAGCATTCGGTGCGCCTCGTCCACGACCACCGCACCGAGGTTCTCGCGCAGCAGCTCGAGTTCCTGTCGCGTGTCGTCATTGGTGCCTCGAAGCGCCGCGTCGAGCTTCTGGATGCTGGCCACCACGATGTCGGGGTCGCTCGGGACCGAGGCGCTCCCCCACAGTCGGGCAATCTCCATGGTGTGCCGTACCTGATCATTGCGGTGCCCCAAGTCGGTCCACACCTCACGGAACGCCTGGACTGCCTGCTCGCACAGCTCCTCACTCTGGGCGATCCAGAGAACGGCCTCACGGCGTGGCTGGGAGATGCGCCACTCGATGAGGCTCTCCACCGCGGTCCTGGTCTTGCCGGCTCCTGTGGGGAGGGTCAGAACACCACGGTTGGCGCCCGGTGCCCCGGAGAGCACCTCGATCACCTGCTCCTTGAGGTCCTGTTGGAAGTCCTCCAGGTCTCGGAGAGGCACGAAAGGGGCAACTTCCAGCGTGTCCGGCTCCCGTGTACTCCCCGGCAGGCCGGCAAAGGCAGGCGGGATGTCGAGGACTCGTGTGAAGTGGCGAGGCCAGCTCTTACCGGGCCTCCATGTGCGCTCTGCGATCTTCTTGGCTTTGGCTCTGCTCCCACCACGGCTGCGTTCGCCACCTCGGTAGTCGTGCAGCGTCTCCAGCTCGTCCTCCGATGCGGAAAGCGCAAGCCGTTCCCGTAGCGCCCTGGACTCAAGAAGACCGAAGCCCGACCTGTCGACCAGGAACTCGGCAAGCTCCCCCTCGGGAAGCTTTGCCCGCGCCCTTCCGGATTCGTTCTCGACCGCCGCGATGATCCACTCCACCGACTTCCTGGAGCGAGATCTTCCTCCGCTCTCGAGATCCTCGATCACCGCACGCAGATCCCGCGGAGCGAGTCGCCGACGCAGGACCTGGATTGCCTGGGAGCGGTCCTGCTCGCTCAACTGGCCGAAGGCTTCCACCGAACAACGTCTCCTGGGCTGGCTAAGAGTCGACTGTGCTTAGTCGTTCACGGATGGTCAAACAGCGCAGTGGGGGTGTGAAAGTCTCTCACCGCCAGAGCGGTCTTTCTTCCCGGCGGACGGTTACTGATCATATGTTGAGTTGTTGCAACGGGTGATCGGTTCGTCACATGCGGTCCTTGCAGCGCGAGGATTCTGACACCTCACCCCCGAACGTCGTTCAGAGGCCTTCGATGCTTCGCTGGGCGAGGCTGGTGGCTCTCGCCAGGTCCTCTTGGGAGCGGATCCGTACCTCCAGAGGGCCCGTCCCCAGGCAGCCGATCTTCCGGATGCCACGGACGAATCCGTAGCTCAACTCGACCATGTCCGTATCAACCTTGAGCGTGAGCGCATGAGTGTGGTTGCGAGGTTGGAACTGGGCGTCGGTCACGTTCCTGATCCGGCGGTAGGCGATGCGGCGCAGCTGGAACTGCTTCCACACCTCTCCAGGGAGGTAGGGCAGGGGCATCGAGATCGGCGTACAGATTGCAACGACTCCGCCGTCTCATCGTGGATATGCCGGACCGACCTGACCTTCGCGCCTCCGCTCGCGGTCGTCGCTGGAGCGTGAGGCGTTGCCACGGAGTCGGCTACGGAGGCAACGAGCTGCAGGGCTGGCAATCCACCGCCGATGCCTGGGTAGCTCACCAGATCGATCCGCCGTCCGATCTCCTTCAGGGCAGGCGCATTGTGTGGGGCGAAGTCCTTGGTGACACGTACCAGCCGTGGGTGACTTCTTCGACGACGTCGGCGGCCTGTCCGCCAGCCCCGTCCTTCACCAGGTTGTCTAACTTGTGCCGATGGTCCTGCAGTCACGACGGAGCCTGCGTGATCACCGCCTTGCCTGTCGACCTCTCGCACCAAGATCACCGGGTTGCCTTTACCGTCCAGCCCGAGTGAAATGCTGATGCGGCAGCGCGCCGTTCCGGTCCTCGCTAAAGTGCTGAACGTCACGGCGCCATGCACTCGTGCAGGCACGGATAATCACTCTGTGTAGCATTTCGGTTGGGCGCGGCAACTTGCACTTAGTTGTCTCCCTTAGGATGGGGGTCTCGAATGCATCAGAGCACTGGCTGGAGCACCGCAACCTCTGGACGCCTCCCCGGGGTCTGCGGGCGCCGGTCGCAGCTGGTTGGGCTGCCCGACTCAGCAGCT
The DNA window shown above is from Streptomyces sp. Alt3 and carries:
- a CDS encoding DEAD/DEAH box helicase, with product MEAFGQLSEQDRSQAIQVLRRRLAPRDLRAVIEDLESGGRSRSRKSVEWIIAAVENESGRARAKLPEGELAEFLVDRSGFGLLESRALRERLALSASEDELETLHDYRGGERSRGGSRAKAKKIAERTWRPGKSWPRHFTRVLDIPPAFAGLPGSTREPDTLEVAPFVPLRDLEDFQQDLKEQVIEVLSGAPGANRGVLTLPTGAGKTRTAVESLIEWRISQPRREAVLWIAQSEELCEQAVQAFREVWTDLGHRNDQVRHTMEIARLWGSASVPSDPDIVVASIQKLDAALRGTNDDTRQELELLRENLGAVVVDEAHRMLAPSYSRVLRFLAIELGQKAPVPVIGLTATPFRRVDAETRQLAAKFHSRLLGSRALGDDIVSELRRRDVLSRPEHKVLSYAGSGFQMDDVESYREHFDQFEDFHPGFLREIGESDARNRALLKQLLELPPDWATLFFGCTVEHSIAMAVLLRRAGRAAEVVTSNTRSATRRALIEQFRGGRLSVLCNYGVLTTGFDAPAVRALVVGRPTTSPVLYEQMIGRGMRGPRFGGTESCLVVDIEDNIHFSGQLAYKRYSSYWSSNQSRP